The Juglans regia cultivar Chandler chromosome 11, Walnut 2.0, whole genome shotgun sequence genome contains the following window.
AATGCAGGTGGGTTCGAGAATCTTCAATTTCTAGAGAAGGATTGTCGTAATTATATTGACAAGGCTAGACAACTTCGCCTTGGCAAAGGAGGTGTTGAGGCCCTTCGTGCATATTTTATGAGAATGCAAGTAATGAATGATGGATTTTTTGCCTTGATGGATTTAGATTATGATTTGTGGTTAAGAAATGTGTTTTGGGCTGATGGACGGAGTAGGACAGCATATgattattttggagatgttgtGACGTTTGATACGACATACCTCACTAATAGGTATGGTATGACATTTGCACCATTTGTGGGTGTGAATCATCATGGCCAATCGATACTATTGGGGGTAGGATTGATATCATTTGAAGACACAAATacatttgtttggttatttcaAACATGGTTGTCTTGCATGAATGGAAAAGCTCAAAAAACCTATAATAACGGTTCAAGATAAggcaatgaaaaatgcaattttatttgttttttcccaAACACGTCATAGATACTGCTTGTGGCACATTATGAGGAAATTGCCAGAGAAGTTGGCTTCCAATACTCAATACGATAGTGGGCTAAAAAGTACACTTCAGCGTTGTGTGTATGACTGTCAAACTGCAGAGGAGTTTGAGAAGCATTGGGGCTTATTTCTTGACACCTACAACTTGCATGATCATGCATGGTTGCAAAGTCTATACAGTGAGAGGATGCATTGGGTACCGGTGTATTTAAAAGATGCATTTTGGGTAGGGATGAGCACCACACAACGtagtgaaagcatgaatgccTTTTTTGATGGTTTTGTTCATTCAAGCACTAGACTTAAAGAGTTTGTTGATCAATTTGATAATGCCTTGAGGAAGAAGGTTGAGAACGAGAATGCAGCAGACTTTCACTCTTTTAATTGCACAATTCCATGCATATCTCCTTTACCATTTGAGAGGATATTTCAACATGTGTACACTATAGCCAAGTTTAAGGAAGTGCAAAAGGAAATAATGGGAATGATTTTTTGCTGCTCATCTTTACAAAAACGAAGGTGCAATTTCAACGTATTATgtggatgaaaaaattaatactgatgacTTTGTCAAATTAGTTGCATTTTCAGTTTACTTTAATAAAGATGAGTTGGAGGTGAAGTGTAGTTGTGGACTGTTTGAAATGAGAGGTATCATGTGTCGACATGCTCTTTCTGTTTTAGATACACAAAATGTTCAAACTGTGCCTGAAAAGTATATTTTGGAACGATGGAAGAAAGATATAAAACGAATGTATACCCTTATCAAGAGTAGTTACGATGACTTGAGTGAAAATCCTGAGACACAAAGATATGATCGAATCATGAGGCGATGTTGTGAGGTAGCAAAAAATGCTTCTACAATGGAGGAACATTGTATTGATATGCTGAAGCGGTTAGATATCATGGATGGCGATTATCTTTCCTCGAGACTTCCGACCACACCTTCTAGAAGTAATGATCCCACTGACCCCACAATAGTGAGCTCAACAAAAGTGCTCAATCCTCACGTTGTGCGAGGCAAAGGTAGACCACCATCAAAGCAGAGAGTGCCTCCaatagaaaatatttccaagaaGTCGAATACAGGGAATAATAAGGCAAATGACACTAGTAGTGtaactaaaaggaaaaaaaatcaatcatgtGAAACAATAGAAAGAGGTGGAATGGACGAATACTTGATTCCCAATGTAGCTAACTTGCAACAAGATTATATGATAGGAACACAACACAGTGTCATAACTCAGGTGTATGCTCACAACCAAGCAacattttacttattattttgttatttacagTGCATTGTGTTATTTAACAATGTGTATTATTCATGACAAATGCACTATATCAGAGATGGAAGTCCTTGAAATTGAagatattaagaaaattatgcATTGAAGTGATTATGAGAAAGTTCAAATATATCACTTCATTATTAGTTGAATTTTGATGATGGCCATGATGATGCATACTGATGCCAATGCTAATGAATTTCAAATTAGTACTAATGAATAAAAGTATTTATGAATCAAAATCATGATGGAATATATTTTGCTTGGTAGTTATTCAATGTGGAGACCAATGCTCATgttgaagtttagattttttttagtcttGATTTTTTGCTTATTTTCATTAATACAATTGATTTTTCACCTTCCTTTATCCTTGTATTTTATTCTTCCAGAAAAATACCTCTCACATTATCGTCATGTGCCACAATAGTCTTGGCCTTGCCCCTCTCCTGACTTTGactcatttatttattcagGAACCAAGccataaatgaaagaaagttagaaactcaatgaatctggaaaaaaaatataatagtacCAATTGCACAAGTTAACGCTATAACAAAAtcttatggaaaatgataatatgtCCACTAAATGTGTtcactcatattttttattgttttatttttttcttaatagttaaggaaatgactattagtaagtttactcatttttaatttcttcttaatggttaaggatgtttaaaaaatcattaaagaaaaataataaaattaaattaaaaacttatttgtACCAGTGTGCATATTTAATAggcattttattcaattattcaagtttaattctaaagtatttgattttttatttatttaaaaattcaaaaaattaaaaaaaggaaagaaaaatgttttacactGTCAGAAAAAACATGGACGTCATCTCATGGTGCGCCGCGGGGCTAATTTACTGGGGCCGTTCCCTAgactttttctaaatataaaatacttttaaattttaaattttaaattttttcatttaattattacataatcattatgGACCTAAacacaaaacctaaaatttttttctcaaacttaaaaaaaaaaaaacacaaaataataaaaaattttcaaatttaaaaaaaaaataatattatcaacAATTTTGTTAGTTGTGTGGGCacacacttcttttaaaaaaattaagtaaatatgaaaaattgagattcatatgaaaaaattaattttttaatgatagattttactatttttcaagaAGAGTGcgcaatatttacataattcatgactgtatatagcattactcacaTAATTATGAGATATAGTATCTAAACGAGTCCtaacaaatttttaatacttAATCAGGTAACTTCCGGCCTATCGCTTCACTTTATAGTTTGCTTGTttgtaaaaataagaatattatagttTCATTTCAACATCACTCAAAcgcaaaacacttttcaattttaaatttttaattttttcatctaattattattcaaatacaaaaatcaatacaatttctacaaatttcgaaacaaattacaaaaatcaatacaagtacttttacaaactttgaaataaaaataatattaaaaatatatattcaaacaattttaaactttataatatttttatttaactttttctttcttatttttcaaaatctaataaaatatcttcattcaaactatttcacaagtactattcacaaaattttgaaataatccatatgtccaaacatgccctaaatgtaaaaatgaaaaagaaagctaATACATGATTTGCTTTTTATCAAAGAACACATGAGAAAAACTCTACATTAGATTAAATCCCTTTaaaaactgtaaaaaaaaaaaaaaaaaaaaggtggacaAGTACCACCCACAAGGGGTGGTGATCTACataagccatatatatatatactagcggtcgTTTGCCATGTCtgcttaattgaaaaaataaataaataatgattttcaatattaaaatagtctaatgcatatgagtaaaattattattttttcattaaaattatttattctattaaaaatgttcaataaaacttcatcatttatttaatgatgaaaaaataatattttataaattaaagttgattttaagtgtatgatataatattattttcttaaaaatgttcagtaaaactttatcttttacttaatgatgaaaaattaatattttataaattaaagttaattttaagtgtatggtagaatatttatattttaattatttgttttatg
Protein-coding sequences here:
- the LOC108986106 gene encoding protein FAR1-RELATED SEQUENCE 1-like encodes the protein MKGFFHLCLKSRYDPEPGFPGFKNPDSPGFRPGSDPDQSDEDWGTILEVDNEQDGVDGQHEITPEAHIEVEEEDDDEIENGNVFNENSTLEEPTRRLIFHTKQDLQAYYKQYGKQLGFGVNIQRVKKDVDGGFENLQFLEKDCRNYIDKARQLRLGKGGVEALRAYFMRMQVMNDGFFALMDLDYDLWLRNVFWADGRSRTAYDYFGDVVTFDTTYLTNRYCLWHIMRKLPEKLASNTQYDSGLKSTLQRCVYDCQTAEEFEKHWGLFLDTYNLHDHAWLQSLYSERMHWVPVYLKDAFWVGMSTTQRSESMNAFFDGFVHSSTRLKEFVDQFDNALRKKVENENAADFHSFNCTIPCISPLPFERIFQHVYTIAKFKEVQKEIMGMIFCCSSLQKRRCNFNVLCG